One segment of Peromyscus leucopus breed LL Stock chromosome 5, UCI_PerLeu_2.1, whole genome shotgun sequence DNA contains the following:
- the LOC114700303 gene encoding vomeronasal type-1 receptor 4-like, whose product MVLKIVNEIVFFFMTVLGTLGNISVSVNYMFSWWRGPEKKPIHLILIHLAFANTIILLAKGLPKTIAAFGLRNFLDDIGCKIIVYLSRVARGVSICTSSLLTVVQAIIISPRASGWRRLRPKSAWHILPFFSFFWILNALISVNLIHSITSINLNMSQLENGDNYCYFSLESQKTKWLVLPLMVLRDAVFQGAMGGASGYMVSLLHKHHQHVLYLQKAKLLYRTPPELRAAQSVLLLMLCFVFFYWTDCALSLFLSLSSDLSQNDSEILIIQKFLVHGYAVFSPLVLIHRDGLPAECWHAQCKKLRKCPSRLSV is encoded by the coding sequence atggtttTGAAGATTGTTAATGAAATAGTTTTCTTCTTCATGACTGTGCTTGGCACTCTGGgaaacatttctgtttctgtgaattaTATGTTCAGTTGGTGGAGAGGCCCTGAGAAGAAACCCATACACCTTATTCTCATCCACTTGGCTTTTGCAAACACCATAATCCTTCTTGCTAAAGGATTGCCAAAGACAATAGCAGCTTTTGGTTTGAGAAACTTCCTAGATGACATAGGCTGTAAGATCATCGTTTACCTGTCAAGGGTGGCCCGAGGTGTCTCCATCTGCACCAGCAGTCTCCTCACTGTGGTCCAGGCCATCATCATCAGTCCCAGAGCATCTGGGTGGAGGAGGCTCAGACCAAAGTCTGCATGGCACATCCTtccattcttttcattcttttggatACTCAATGCTTTAATAAGTGTGAACCTAATCCACTCCATCACAAGTATAAACCTGAATATGTCACAGCTTGAAAATGGGGACAACTATTGTTATTTTTCGCTGGAAAGTCAGAAAACAAAGTGGCTTGTTCTCCCTCTCATGGTCCTGAGAGATGCAGTATTTCAGGGAGCCATGGGAGGGGCCAGTGGCTACATGGTATCTCTTCTCCACAAGCACCACCAGCATGTCCTCTACCTTCAGAAGGCCAAGCTTCTCTACAGAACTCCCCCTGAGCTGAGAGCTGCCCAGAGTGTCCTCCTTCTgatgctctgttttgtttttttctattggaCTGACTGTGCTTTATCTCTATTTTTAAGTCTCTCTTCAGACTTATCTCAAAACGATTCTGAGATACTGATTATTCAAAAATTTCTGGTCCATGGTTATGCAGTCTTCAGCCCCCTTGTGCTGATTCACAGGGATGGACTTCCGGCTGAATGTTGGCATGCTCAGTGTAAGAAATTGAGGAAATGTCCCTCTCGTTTATCTGTTTAA
- the LOC114702062 gene encoding putative vomeronasal receptor-like protein 4, which translates to MKWSNIIQTIIFLCLIGPGIVGNILMFVRQVYTSALGTEKKPVDLILIHLAFSNMIIICTTGVRDLATVFYFRNFLGDIGCKAVVYLARTARGLSICTTCLLSVVQALTISPGTTIWRKLKPQTSWQILTYVLLFWIFNALTSSNLLYYMTAGGSLNRSGVAGYIGYCYMLLSRDTVKWLFLSLMAVRDLIFQSLMGWSSGHISFYLYKHHKQVLYLHSCRPVNSFSPEIKAAQSILILMACFLVFYWADFIFSFYTGSMVTHDSIILNIKTCPVLGYAVLSPFVLMSRAVPVAKALCSH; encoded by the coding sequence ATGAAGTGGAGTAACATTATCCAGACAATAATCTTCCTTTGTCTTATTGGTCCTGGAATTGTGGGAAATATCCTAATGTTTGTGAGACAGGTGTACACGTCTGCCTTGGGCACTGAGAAAAAGCCTGTGGACCTCATTCTCATCCACTTGGCATTTTCTAATATGATCATTATTTGCACCACAGGGGTCAGAGACTTAGCCACAGTGTTTTATTTCAGAAACTTCCTCGGAGATATTGGCTGTAAAGCTGTGGTTTATCTGGCAAGGACGGCCCGGGGCCTCTCCATCTGCACCACCTGTCTCCTCAGCGTGGTCCAGGCTCTCACCATCAGTCCCGGGACCACCATTTGGAGGAAGCTCAAACCACAGACCTCATGGCAAATTCTTACCTATGTCTTACTCTTTTGGATCTTTAATGCCCTCACAAGTTCCAACTTGTTGTACTATATGACAGCAGGCGGCAGCTTGAACAGATCTGGAGTTGCAGGGTATATTGGATATTGCTATATGCTTCTATCCAGGGACACAGTCAAGTGGCTTTTCCTCTCACTCATGGCTGTTCGTGACCTCATCTTTCAGAGTCTCATGGGCTGGAGCAGTGgacacatttctttttatctgtatAAACATCACAAGCAAGTCCTCTACCTCCACAGCTGCAGGCCTGTAAATAGTTTCAGTCCAGAGATCAAAGCTGCACAGAGCATTCTCATTCTCAtggcctgtttccttgtcttttaTTGGGCagacttcattttctccttttacacAGGTTCCATGGTGACTCATGACTCCATCATACTAAATATTAAAACATGTCCAGTACTTGGTTATGCTGTTCTCAGCCCCTTTGTCCTGATGAGCAGAGCTGTTCCTGTTGCTAAAGCCTTGTGTTCACACTGA